From the genome of Oncorhynchus gorbuscha isolate QuinsamMale2020 ecotype Even-year linkage group LG18, OgorEven_v1.0, whole genome shotgun sequence:
aaagtcctcgttatattttgaatgcttagcaggacaggaaaatattccaattcacacatttatcaagagaacacgtggtcatccctactgcctctgatctggcagactcactaaacacaaatgaatTGTTTTAAAATGATATTTAATTGctgaagtgtgcccctggctatctgtatattttaaaaacaaaaaatggtgccgtctgctttgtttaatataaggaatttgaaatgattgacACTGAAGTATGTTTAGAACCAAAAAtacttagacttttactcaagtagtattttactgggtaaatTTGACCTTCTCTATTAAGGTGTCTATGCTTTTACTTCATGACATTTGTgtagaaagacctagttaagctgcagctggcccagaacagagtggcacgtTTTGCTCTTAACTGTAATCAGACGGCTGATATAAGTACTATGCATGCCAGtgtctcttggctaagagttgaggagagactgactgcatcacttcttttttatgtattttttagaaacattaatgtgttaaACCCCAACTTCTTTGcaagtcaacttacacacagctctgacacacacttatCCCGCCAGACACATCACCAGggttcttttcacagtccccaaaaccaattcaagatagcgtacagtattatatagagccctaatTGCAtagaacttccttccatctcatattgctcaaataaacagcaaacatggtctcaaaaaacagataaagcctCTCCTCTATTTGACCtacagttggaagtttacatacacttatgttgggaTCATTAACActcgtttttaaaccactccacaatgTATTGTTAAcatactatagttttggtaagtctgttaggacatctcctttgtgcatgacacaagtcattttttccaacaattgtttacagacagattatttcacttataattcactgtatcacaattccggtgggtcagacggttacatacactaagttgactgcctttgaacagcttggaaaattccagaaaatgtcatggctttagaagtttctgattggctaattgacataatttaagtccattggaggtgtacctgtggatgtatttcaaggcataccttcaaactcagtgcctttttgcttgatatcatgggtaAATCAAAAGGAATCAGTCAATACctccaaattgtagacctccacaagtctggttcatccttgggagcaatttccgaacgcctgaaggtaccacgttcatttgtacaaacaatagtatgcaagcataaacaccatgggaccacgctcaggaaggagacgtgttctgtctcctagagatgaacgcactttggtgcgaaaagggcCATTCAactccagaacaacagcaaaggaccgtgcgaagatgctggaggaaacgggtacaaaagtatttacatgtacagtaaaatgagtcctatatcaacataacctgaaaggccgctcagcaaggaagaagccactgctccaaaaccgccataaaaaagccaaactacggtttgcaactgcacatggggacaaagatcatactttttggagaaatgtcctctggtctgttaaacaaatagaactgtttggccataatgaccatcgttatgtttggaggaaaaagggggaggcttgcaagccaaagaacaccatcccaaccgtgaagcacgggggttgcagcatcatgttgtgggggtgctttgctgcaggagagactggtgcacttcacaaaacagatggcatcatgaggatggaaaatgatgtggatatattgaagcaacattggacaatgaccccaagcatacttccaaagttgtggcaaaatggcttaaggacaacaaagtcaaggtatttgagtcgccatcacaaagccctgatctcaatcctatagataatttgtgggcagaactgaaaaagcgtgtgcgagcaaggaggcctacaaacctcagttacaccagctctgtcaggaggaatgggccaaaattcacccaacttactgtgggaagcttgtggaaggctacctgcaACATTTGACCCAgttacactcaattattattgcttttaaattgtttatgtaaacttctgacccacagggaatgATTCTCACCACTAttatctccactattattctgacatttcacataaaataaagtggtgatcctaactgacctaagacagggaatgttttaggatttaatgtcaggaattgtgaaactgagtttaaagtATTTTgataaggtgtatgtgaactttcgacttcaactgtacatatgtaaAATGAATTTAggaactaaagctttggttgtcttcctctcaggcttccatgtcttctccctggacctccccAATgtccaaggtggcgagacacgatagtgatgacaccataggccttgttgatctctgcaccagacaggatgctcttgcaaACATACTTGGTGTCTAACATGTATGCTgtggcgtgtatgggcttcagacagaagtcttcacgctttttgatgcatttcagaattgcagtttcctctgcttggagcaacagtgaagtgggcagggcagtacggatttctccTCTTACAAGCAgtgtctgaacatcagacaggatggcatcgtctccctcaatctgtgcaATGTCTACTGCCATAGGTTTTAGgttgcttaccactctctcccaaaatacatcatccaggaggatcctcttgatggggctgtccatatcggcagactgtgatatagccatttcttggagagactccttccccacCAGGAGACTGGCAAACATTacgacaacaccaccccaatgggtgttgctgggcagcttcaatgtggtgctcttattcttctcactttgcttggtgaggtcgACGattgctataacttgatgacccttcccatacctaaccatttccttgccTCGCTCGTAGAGTGTATCGAcagttttcagtgccatgataaccttgaggagcagattcagtGCATGAGCAGCActgccaatgggtgtgatgtgagggtaggactcctccactttagaccaagcagccttcatattcgcagcattgtctgtcaccagtgcaaataccttctgtggtccaacatataatttggcacagtatttgcaaatgtacacagcttttcatTCTACATTGGCTGCAGTGAAAattctccacacatcagatagtgcccatgGCATTTTTGTGTAAAGATAAGAAGAAAATGAGTAAAAAAACAATTCCAATtccagataaatagttaagcagttagattaaataACCCcttttgtaagataaatgttttaaaatgaaacatgtatggaaacaggtgaattaacactcctcagttagcaggttcaaacaagctaaaacccacatggtagaaAAAACTAACTAGCCGAAATTAACAAGTtataaatgatttaaacacacttttctgtaggctactatttactagtaaACAACAAATCATGCATGTCATattaaatatattcaccccacccagtattgtaatcaaaacatACCAGAAAGCAtatagtccttggctcagacagtgtagtagtgtgggctcaatagcatctcattagtgctAGATATTGAGAATCagctgcacatgtgatggaagaatgcactgtgcatgcagaggctTGTAATTCCATTGAATTTGGGATAggttaaccaaaatatgccacaagacctagaattgccttcaCTGTTATAAGATAACTTTTAAAACattaatttaagcaaaattccccaaattcccggGCTTATCTTcccatggaacatttctgggaaatTTACCAGAAattttccgaccctttgcaactctagctggggtacaggttagtcgaggtaatttgtacatgtaggtaggggtaaagtgactatgcatagatcataaacagcgagtagcagcagtgtaaaaacaaggggGGAGTggagtgtcaatgtaaatagtccaagTGGCCATTTGATAAatttgtttagcagtcttatgtcttgaggttagaagctgttaaggagccttttggacctagacttggcgctccgatacCGCTTTCTGTGGtagcacagagaacagtctatgacttggatgactggcgtctttgacaatgttttggggccttcctgtgacacagaataattatgtaaataacgtttttttttattttttattaattagcATAAATGTCTAAacttattttcactttgtcattttggagaattgtgtgtagattggtgagaaataatgtaatacattttagaataaggctgtaacctaacaaaatgtagaCAAAGTCGAGGGGTttcaatactttccgaatgcactgtattaaaCGGTTTCCACAATATAGCCTAATAAAGCTTTAGTGTGTTTTTTATATCCCTGAGCATTTCTGTGGTTGTTTGGGGTATATTGCCTAAGGCCAATACCCAATAGCCATTCTGCCCTTGCTAGCAGTAACAGGCTGAAGTTACTCAACGTAACCCAGGGCAGGAACTTTGAAAGGGCTTTGAGATCACCGCTTCCAATCCCATAACCCTATCTCCCTCTCATGTACTCAGTTGGTCAGCAGCACTGTGCTTCAGAGATTAAATAAATGAAGTGTCATGTTGATGCTAATTAAGCTTTGCATCACAATCATCGTCTTTGGAGCCTGCTTATTCACTACTGGACGGACCGCAGAGGAATTCCAAGCACACAGACGACAGTGTGGAAGTCCCATAAAAGTCAAGCCCAAAGTTTACATTATAAACCCCACATGCCCCTCCAGTAGGGCTATGAGTTATAAATGACCACAGTGTTCCATAAGTCAGCACAACCAATGTTGCAGTACGGTTGCCTACTAACATTTTGTTTTTAGTCATTTTCAGGTAGAAGGTAGTGATGGACCTGAAAGCAACATGTTTTATTTTAGGCCCACTAAAGAAAGCAAATCAGATGAACAATTTGAATACATTGTGGAAAAGGGTTTTGGGGCATTGTCTTGCATAAAATAGTGGTGACGACTATGCTGAGGACTGTGTGTTCGCTAGGAATGACACTACCTGTTGGAAGACAATGGGAATGGAGGGGGTGACACTTTCCCTCATTGTCGCTCACGATGAAATCGGAGCGGGGACTTTggagctctctctctttgttcgtTCATATGTTAGTGACACATGATATCTTAGACAGCCCTGGTCCGATTTTGAAGAAACCTAGGTGAATGACGCGTCTTGCAGTAGAGATCCAGGATTTGCTCAAATTACACCCAAGGCAGGAGCTGAAGAAATGAGCTGAAATGTGTTAGTCACATGCGCTGTCTCGATTGGCCCACGGTTGGGTGCTGCATCGTCCATGGGGGACtacatgtttactgttgccttgtttGTTAATTGTTTCTAACTATGATGTTATCTCCTGTGAttggcagagaaacagagagagctggCCAGGAAGGTATCAGTAAAAAATGGCACCGTGGGTAGCCCCGTCAACCAGCAACCCAAGAAGAACAACGTCATGGCCAGAACACGGTAACAAGCTCAAACTTGATGGTTTCCTCACCATGTTATTATTTTGTGGCATTTCCATGGAAAAGGACCAATGAGCACCAACGTGAACTTAATAGGTCatatcaaattgggtgtcaaatgaaagcggAGTCTGTATTTTCCATCTTTAAAATTTAGCCATAggtaaaggctttgatttctgggtGAACAGATGGAAAAGTGGTCTTGGCATTTAAGActttctggtagatgttttctaTCAGAAATACACAAACACATTAACATTTTAAAACTCAAAATATGAACCATTCATAACTAAACAGGGACTTTAGAAATGGGAGTCTGTGTGAATGCTAAATTCAGACTGACTCTAGTTGATAAGCGTATGGGCCTGGTTCAGTCAAACCCAGTAACAGGTGCCCTTCCCTTTGTCTGTAATCCTAGTCCCTCGGTGGATTAGCAGAGATGTGAAAGCAGCTCCCCCTACACCCAGAGCCCCAGATTATGGGCAGCACCCATTAGATTGGAGGATGGCGATTTAGCCAAAAGCGCTCTAACCAGGCTAGGAGAATACTAACCCCTGCTGTGACTAACAGCTGCTGCTGAGGAGGAGGCTGGTTCGTGCCATTTTATGATATTCCAGATTTGGCCCAGATTTAGCCACAGATCTGTTGCATTCAAGAGATTGGAGAAACGCAGGAACCAGAATATCTTCATTTTGGCGCCACATAACTGGAACTGACCTAACGTTCAAGTTTACGATTTTGGGATATATATTGCCCTTTTTTATTGAAAACTTGAAAATGTTACTTTGAGGATCCCCATGACATTTTCACACGTTTTGTGTCTTTTCTTCTACTTTCCTTTAGGTTGGTGGTGCCAAACAAAGGCTACTCCTCTttagaccagaccagcccagatgAGAAGCCCCTGGTAGCGCTGGATACAGACAGGTAATGATGAATGTAATATTTCTCTGAATGGGATTTCAAAAGGGTGAGAAGAAGAGATCCATCTTGCCGAtgtctactctctttctctctgacactGGCTTCCAACAGACTTGTTCCAGACCTCCGCCTTCAGCCTTTCAAAGCTCAGTCACAGTGCGTAGGGGACTAACTACTTCTACTATTCAATACAGGCTGAAAGAGTAGCACATACCAGAAAACGGTGATCTGACTCGGGGTAAGCAGGAAAagtgtaactgtttgttggctgTTACAGCTCCGCTCCTAGCCTCCCTCTCTCGGCAAGCAGGCAGAGTCATTCCCAAATTTAGGGAAAATCCTCTCCCAGGGTGCCGGATTAGGGGGTTTGGGATTTGGACCGCCGGGAAAAGAGGCTCAGTGTCCTCCCTCCTTCAGTGCTCCCTGCCCAGCGTGTGATACAGatgggatgcgtcccaaatggcacccgtttCTGCCCTTTTCCCTTCATAGTGTTCTGCTTTTGACtaggtccctggtcaaaagtagtgcactatgaagggaatagggtgccatttggaacaaatACATGGGTCCTGTACCCTGTGTTGTTTTTCCATGACCTTCATCTGCTGATTTGCGCTTTTTGGCACCCATCACAACGACgacatcttgctctctctctctcctctcacacttgCACTCAATTGCACTGCCAtagttgttctctgtcacacacacaattTTGTATTATGTCATGTGCCCTTActtgaaaacacacacaaaaaaacccACATGTATGAAAGTACATGTGTGTTTATTGTCTTTAGGCATGTCTGATAGAGTTCAGCCTCATTAAGAAAAGGACCAATCATTCCTGGAGTCAGGATCAATGGAACGTTCCAGATTGTCTCTGCTGGTTGTCTCTGTTAGAATAAATCAATCCTGCTGAAATGTCAGCTCCTCATGGTGCCTAATTATCTACTAGGGAGATGCCTGGAGATGTAGAATATAAACACTGTGTTTTTGGTTTTCATAAATCATTTTCTGGAAGGGAACACACTGAAATGCTGAGCAATGTTTTCAAAAGTGTCCCGAAATGAGTTTACAGTTCCCTTTTTTTATTATCTAGAAATGTAAGCTCCATAGCAcaatattgttttatttatttacttaactTTTTTTTTACTGTCCCTATCAATgtttgtgttacatcctggtgtttggGAGGTCTAGGTGTCAGACTAACCATCTCTTCTTGTTTCAGTGATGATGACTTTGACATGTCCAGATACTCTTCGTCTGGATACTCCTCAGCCGAGGTGAGATGTCTGAGGGACCAGGTATCTATGCACTACATACAGCTAATGTCAAGCTGTCATAAGCACTGCATAACCTGTCATGTCACTTCCCTGCGTATGTCAATTCCCATAGCTTCTATCCTATAACCTGTCTCTGATCACCATTCACTTTTGTAAATGTATAACTATGGCGTTTCCGTCAGTCGTGATTTATCCATACATTTCTATCCATGTGTTTGTCTATATGTGTTTAAGTAGTCATTTTATTTTTGTCTCACTTGAGTTTTACTTGGTGTTATGTCTGCGACGATACAATGACTAGCACTAGCACGACCCATAGCATTTCTGTACTCGCTTATGTTTTACCTAAAACATTGTGATATTTCAAATCAATAATAACGTGTGTGGCTCTTTATTACAGtctattcggaaagtattcagaacactagactttttccacattttgttacgttacagccttattgtaaaattgatTAGGGGAAAAAATAAAAgaatacaatacacacaatactccataatgacaaaatgaaaacaggtttttagaaattttagcaaattcattacaaataaaaaacagatacctacTTTacgcaagtattcagacccttggctatgagacttgaaattgagctcaggtgcttcctgtttccattgatcatccttgatgtttctacaacttgattggagtccacttggtaaatttaaattgattggacataatttggaaaggcacacacctgtctatataaggtcccacagttgacagtacatgtcagagcaaataccaagccatgaggtcgaaggacttgcccgtagagctccgagTCAAGGAACATATCTTGGGAATcgtaccaacacatttctgcattattgaaggtccccagtaacaccgtggcctccataattcttaaatggaaaaaagtttggaaccaccaagactcttccgagagttgaccacccggccaaactgagcaattgggggagaagggcattggtcaaggaggtgaccgaGATCCTAATGgttacagatttttttttattttattttatttcacctttatttaaccaggtaggcaagttgagaacaagttctcatttacaattgcgacctggccaagataaagcaaaacagttcgacagatacaacgacacagagttacacatggagtaaaacaaacatacagtcaataatacagtataaacaagtctatatacaatgtgagcaaatcaggtgagaagggaggtaaaggcaaaaaggccaaggtggcaaataaatacaatatagcaagtaaaacactggaatggtagttttgcaatggaagaatgtgcaaagtagaaataaaaataatggggtgcaaaggagcaaaataaataaataaattaaatacagttgggaaagaggtagttgtttgggctaaattataggtgggctatgtacaggtgcagtaatctgtaagatgctctgacagttggtgcttaaagctagtgagggagataagtgtttccagtttcagagatttttgtagttcgttccagtcattggcagcagagaactggaaggagaggcggccaaagaaagaattggttttgggggtgactagagagagatacctgctggagcgtgtgctacaggtgggagatgctatggtgaccagcgagctgagataaggggggactttacctagcagggtcttgtagatgacatggagccagtgggtttggcgacgagtatgaagcgagggccagccaacgagagcgtacaggtcgcaatggtgggtagtatatggggctttggtgacaaaacggattgcactgtgatagactgcatccaatttgttgagtagggtattggaggctattttgtaaatgatatcgccaaagtcgaggattggtaggatggtcagttttacaagggtatgtttggcagcatgagtgaaggatgctttgttgcgaaataggaagccaattctagatttaactttggattggagatgtttgatatgggtctggaaggagagtttacagtctaaccagacacctaagtatttgtagttgtccacgtattctaagtcagagccgtccagagtagtgatgttggacaggcgggtaggtgcaggtagcgatcggttgaagagcatgcatttagttttacttgtatttaagagcaattggaggccacggaaggagagttgtacggcattgaagcttgcctggagggttgttaacatagtgtccaaagaagggccggaagtatacagaatggtgtcgtctgcgtagaggtggatcagggactcaccagcagcaagagcgacctcattgatgtatacagagaagagagtcggtccaagaattgaaccctgtggcacccccatagactgccagaggtccggacagcagaccctccgatttgacacactgaactcttatcagagaagtagttggtgaaccaggcgaggcaatcatttgagaaaccaaggctgtcgagtctgccaatgaggatgtggtggttgacagaatcgaaagccttggccagatcaatgaatacggctgcacagtaatgtttcttatcgatggcggttaagatatcgtttaggaccttgagcgtggctgaggtgcacccatgaccagctctgaaaccagattgcatagcagagaaggtatggtgagattcgaaatggtcggtaatctgtttgttgacttggctttcgaagaccttagaaaggcatggtaggatagatataggtctgtagcagtttgggtcaagagtgtcccccccctttgaagagggggatgaccgcagctgctttccaatctttgggaatctcagacgacacgaaagagaggttgaacaggctagtaataggggtggcaactatttcggcagataattttagaaagaaagggtccagattgtctagcccggctgatttgtaggggtccagatttttcagctctttcagaacatcagctgaatggatttgggagaaggagaaatggggaaggcttgggcgagttgctgttgggggtgcagtgctgttgaccagggtaggagtagccaggtggaaagcatggccagccgtagaaaaatgcttattgaaattctcaattatggtggatttatcagtggtgacagtgtttcctatcttcagtgcagtgggcagctgggaggaggtgttcttattctccatggactttaaagtgtcccagaacttttttgagttagagttgcaggaagcaaatttctgcttgaaaaagataGCCTTgacttttctaactgcctgtgtataacggtttctagcttccctgaatagctgcatatcacgggggctgttcgatgctaatgcagaacgccataggatgtttttgtgttggttaagggcagtcaggtctggggagaaccaagggctatatctgttcctggttctaaatttcttgaatggggcatgtttatttaagatggttaggaaggcatttaaaaaaaatatccaggcatcctctactgacgggatgagatcaatatccttccaggatacccgggccaggtcgattagaaaggcctgcaagatagagctccagagttcctctgtggagatggaagatcCTTCAAGAAAGAAaatccatctctgcagcactccaccaatcaggcctttatgatagtggccagacggaagccactcctcactaaaagtcacatgacagcccgcttggagtttgccaaaacgcacctaaagaactctgaccaagagaaacaacattctctggttagatcaaaccaagattgaacactttgacCTGAATGCTAAACGTCAtggctggaggaaacctggcaccatccctatggtgaagcggggtggcagcatcatcctgtggggatgtttttcagctgcagggactgggagactagtcaggattgagggaaagatgaatgaagcaaaTTGCAGAGAGAtgattgatgaaaacctgctccagagtactcaggacctcagactggggtgaaggtttaccttccaacaggacaatgaccctaagcacacagccaagacaacagaggagtggcttcgggacaagtctcaatgtccttgagtggcccagccagagcctggacttgaacccgatcaaacatctttggagagacctgaaaatctGTGCTGTGAcgctccccttccaacctgacagagcttgagaggatctgcagagaagaaattccccaaatacagttgtgccaagcttgtagcgtcatacccaagaagaattgagctgtaatcgctgccaaaggtgtttcaagaaagtactgagtaaaggctctgaatacttatgtaaatctgacatgtaaaaaaaaagatttaaaaatatatatatatttttttacatctctagaaacctgtttttgctttgtccttatggggtattgtgtgtagattaatgaggggggaCATGGTCATCCATTTCAGAGTacgactgtaacgtaacaacatttggagaaagtcgaggggtctgaatactttccgaacgcacTGTATTACGATTGGGAAATGATCATGTTTTGTCCACTCTGTCCCCCGCAGCAGATCAACCAGGACCTCAACATCCAGCTTCTGAAGGACGGTTACCGGCTAGACGAGATCCCTGACGACGAGGATCTGGATCTGATCCCTCCCAAATCAGTCAACCCCACCTGCATGTGCTGCCAAGCCACCTCCTCCTCAGCCTGCCACATCCAGTAGCCCCTCCCATGACAGATGCTCCCGCCCCTGCCACCAGGGCAGCaacaaggaagaggaggagtttaAATGATTGTGGGGACGGGACAGAAGAATAGGTGTATTGGAATTAGTGTGGATTTGAAAAGGGTGAAAATGCAGAACAAATTTACTGAGAGTAACTGGTTCCTCCTATGGTAGGACTTGTGCATACGTTTGTCTGTTACGTTATAGGGTCTTTATGTCTGAGTAGTATTCAGAAGCAGCTCTCCCTTGTCTCATCTTGGAATATTACATGGATGGCAATGGAAAGGTCTCAAATGCTGACCTTGTGTGAGATGGCAATGTTTCGAAGATGGTCACTTGAGGATTATGTCGTCTTAAACTCTTTTTTTTTGACCTCCTGAAAGTCTTTGTTGCTGTCACTGTATGGAGGGATCAACAGGGAATGTACTGTGAGCGTGGAAAAAGGACAAACATTTGATTGAAGagctgtctgagtgtgtctaaTATCAAATCTTTTAGAATATTTAAGGAGATACAGCAACGAACAGAGGAATCCCGAATATTTATTTTATGTTCCCAAAGCAGCCATCTCACAAGTTAAAATGCAAAGTGAGTTTTGAGTTGAGTGGATTTGCAGCAGTCTGACTTCTCGCTCCTCTTATCTTTTCTGATCAtattttctctcttcctgttgtcGTGATACGTGTTTCACATGATGATATTTGAATTCTCATACAAAGACGTCAGAATAACTTTTCCCATTTAAAAACTTTGATATATGACTTGAGAACAGCTTTGCATGTTGCTCACTGTGCCACTTAGATAAACACCCTTACCAATACAGTaactggggagggggggggttaggCTCTCAACTTAACCCACTGCAtccttagcctggtcccagatctgtctggTGCTCTCTTGACAAACTGAAGTATGGTCAAGGTAAgacggcacaaacagatctgggaccagtctactGCGACTTCACCCTAGCGCCAATTAGATCTGGTCATTTTCTTGTGCAGTACTTAACGTAGAGAAAAGATATGGGATTCAAAGGTCACaaagcctggttccagatctgtttgtgctgtcttgcacATTGTTTGGCATGACGATGACCATAGGAGCTGGCAAGATGgtacaaactgatctgggaccaggctaggtccGATACTGTATGGTGAAGCCAATGTGTATTTAGTGCCATTCTACTACTGTCCACATGAAAATGATAACTTATTTTAGTGGATATTTCTGTAACACTAAATGGTTTGTTACCCCTCAATATAATTGTATATTGGGTCATCCTGCTTATACGTATACTCATTG
Proteins encoded in this window:
- the LOC124003689 gene encoding protein FAM219A isoform X2 is translated as MMKEEEIDRFQVPPVTETQPLDPAASSTSEADSDTREGETVAMNYKPSPLQVKIEKQRELARKVSVKNGTVGSPVNQQPKKNNVMARTRLVVPNKGYSSLDQTSPDEKPLVALDTDSDDDFDMSRYSSSGYSSAEVRCLRDQQINQDLNIQLLKDGYRLDEIPDDEDLDLIPPKSVNPTCMCCQATSSSACHIQ
- the LOC124003689 gene encoding protein FAM219A isoform X4, yielding MMKEEEIDRFQVPPVTETQPLDPAASSTSEADSDTREGETVAMNYKPSPLQVKIEKQRELARKVSVKNGTVGSPVNQQPKKNNVMARTRLVVPNKGYSSLDQTSPDEKPLVALDTDSDDDFDMSRYSSSGYSSAEQINQDLNIQLLKDGYRLDEIPDDEDLDLIPPKSVNPTCMCCQATSSSACHIQ
- the LOC124003689 gene encoding protein FAM219A isoform X1; translation: MMKEEEIDRFQVPPVTETQPLQDPAASSTSEADSDTREGETVAMNYKPSPLQVKIEKQRELARKVSVKNGTVGSPVNQQPKKNNVMARTRLVVPNKGYSSLDQTSPDEKPLVALDTDSDDDFDMSRYSSSGYSSAEVRCLRDQQINQDLNIQLLKDGYRLDEIPDDEDLDLIPPKSVNPTCMCCQATSSSACHIQ
- the LOC124003689 gene encoding protein FAM219A isoform X3; translation: MMKEEEIDRFQVPPVTETQPLQDPAASSTSEADSDTREGETVAMNYKPSPLQVKIEKQRELARKVSVKNGTVGSPVNQQPKKNNVMARTRLVVPNKGYSSLDQTSPDEKPLVALDTDSDDDFDMSRYSSSGYSSAEQINQDLNIQLLKDGYRLDEIPDDEDLDLIPPKSVNPTCMCCQATSSSACHIQ
- the LOC124003689 gene encoding protein FAM219A isoform X5; translated protein: MQDPAASSTSEADSDTREGETVAMNYKPSPLQVKIEKQRELARKVSVKNGTVGSPVNQQPKKNNVMARTRLVVPNKGYSSLDQTSPDEKPLVALDTDSDDDFDMSRYSSSGYSSAEVRCLRDQQINQDLNIQLLKDGYRLDEIPDDEDLDLIPPKSVNPTCMCCQATSSSACHIQ